A portion of the Pseudomonas sp. GR 6-02 genome contains these proteins:
- a CDS encoding sulfite exporter TauE/SafE family protein — MIDIVILCVFAFSAGLIDAAVGGGGLIQIPALFNVLPTAQPAALLGTNKVAAACGTAFAARSFVRKVVINWSLVIPAASAAFVMSFFGAATVSFVPQSVIRPAVLVLIVLMAIYTFWKKDFGALHKPMHIGTKEKLLAIVIGGAIGFYDGLFGPGTGSFLIFLFIRCFAFDFLHASASAKLVNIATNVAALMFFIPTGNVLYLIAIPMAAFNILGALTGTWLAVHKGVPFVRVLFLVLLLILIGKLSYDLFV, encoded by the coding sequence ATGATCGATATTGTCATCCTTTGCGTATTCGCCTTCTCTGCCGGCCTGATCGATGCGGCGGTGGGCGGCGGTGGACTGATCCAGATTCCCGCGCTGTTCAACGTGCTGCCCACGGCACAACCGGCGGCGCTGCTGGGGACCAACAAAGTTGCGGCAGCCTGCGGCACTGCATTCGCGGCCCGATCCTTCGTGCGCAAGGTGGTGATCAACTGGAGTCTGGTGATCCCCGCCGCCAGTGCGGCGTTTGTCATGTCCTTCTTCGGAGCGGCCACGGTGTCGTTCGTGCCCCAGTCGGTGATCCGGCCAGCGGTGCTGGTGTTGATCGTGCTGATGGCGATCTACACCTTCTGGAAAAAGGACTTCGGCGCCCTGCACAAGCCCATGCACATCGGCACCAAGGAAAAACTGCTGGCGATCGTCATCGGCGGCGCCATCGGTTTCTACGACGGACTGTTCGGGCCCGGCACTGGCAGCTTCCTGATCTTCCTGTTCATCCGCTGCTTCGCCTTCGACTTCCTGCATGCCTCGGCGTCGGCCAAGTTGGTGAACATCGCCACCAACGTAGCGGCGCTGATGTTCTTCATTCCAACCGGTAACGTGCTCTACCTGATCGCCATCCCCATGGCCGCATTCAACATCCTCGGCGCGCTGACCGGCACCTGGCTGGCGGTTCATAAAGGCGTGCCCTTTGTCCGGGTGCTGTTCCTGGTGTTGCTGCTGATCCTGATCGGCAAACTGTCCTATGACCTGTTCGTGTAA